A window of Sus scrofa isolate TJ Tabasco breed Duroc chromosome 15, Sscrofa11.1, whole genome shotgun sequence genomic DNA:
ATTGTGGAGAATTAGCATAacttcttaaatgtttggtagacttcACCAGTGAACTCATGTGTGCCTgatgttttctgttttgaaagcTTATGATTGATTCAATTTGTGAATTATAagagtttttatatattctaaatataagttCCTAATTAGATATATgacttgcagatattttctctctttttgctttttagggccgtacctgtggcatatggaggttcctaggctaggggtccaatccgagctacaactgccggcctacaccacagttacagcaacatgggatccaagccgcgtctgcgacctataccacagctcacggcaatgtcagatccttaacctgctgagcaaggccagagatcaaacccacaacctcatggttcctagttggattcatctctgctgcgccactacgggaactcctctttaaggTTCTTTTTTGCTATACTGTTTTAAGGGCATTTGCATTGggaattttttatgatttttatggtttccattacagttgatttgcagtgttctgtgaatttctactgtacagcaaagtgacccagttatatatatatatatatatatatatatacacacatgtatatatattcttttttcttatattatcctccatcatgttccatcataagtaactgggtatagttccctgtgctatacagcagaatctcattgcttatccaggaatattttttaatcttttttagaaGTAATTATTTTCTGAATGTAGATACTGACTCATTCAGTACTAATGATTAAAGAgtattgatttctttgattatccTAGTAAACCTCTGAAGGAAGAGAAACCTAAATATtatgaggataaaaataaatcagtaaataaaatgaaaattgaatgCCTGCCAGTTATAGAATGCTTATAAAAttcccttccttccatctgtAGTTTTCAAACTGTTTCACATGATTGCTCAGGTATACAGTATAGCATTCAGCCACATATACCATATAATTCATATGATAATCGCTAATCATGGCCTTTTGAGTTGAAAATAACTCATAAAAACATGTTTACTCTAGGAGCTTTACTTATTCTTGGTAAAGACTGGAAATTTAGTGAAAATGAAGGAGAactcttaaaaaggaagaaaaaaagtttttcctctaTTCCCTAGAAATTATGTTAGTGATAAGTGTCTTCAAGCAGTTCAGAGATTATATGCCAAATGCATCCTTCTTGGTCTGTTactgtgtgtgtacgtgtgtacaTTGTGAGTGACTtggtgttatttcattttgttgtatgtgtatttgtatgttaAAAGAGAAAACCTTAAGCTAGGAGTTTCTAAAATAGATAGTTTTAGCTGTTACTTGCTTCACTGATGAAGAAATCCcatatattgaaatttttttttaaaataccatttatagTGTTTTATGATGGTATTCCTGAGAATGGGCATAAGATCTAGGATATGTAAAGTTTCTACTCTTCAGTGTTTCCTAGCCTAGTTTTTATACACAGCTATATAGAAGACATTATTTAAATCATATTGATTATCTAGCAAAGGAAATTACAGTATAAAGTAAAGAGGCAAGTGGGTAGAAGGGAACAAAGATGGGAAAATCTACATGATAGAAAAATTTGTGCTTGTGAAGTCCTTGGGAATTTATTAGAGTATTATaggttaaatttaaatatttaaaatatttaaaaattgtaagcattttttttgttgttcctttaaattttttttttttaaccttgtagtctacatcagcatcagcatctgCATCGCCGTTTCAGTCTACATGGTATAGTGAGTCTGAGATAACTCAGGGAGCACGCTCAAGATCGCAAAACCAGCAACGGGATCATGATTCAAAAAGACCTAAACTTTCATGTACAAACTGTACATCTACCTCAGCTGGGAGAAGTGTTGGACATGGTTTAAATGCAGTATCAGgtaagaattaaatttttatacatataaatcaCTGTATATACATTTGGGACAAAAACCCTATTCCCAAGATGTAGTATATTAAGCAAATAGATTGCACATAAGATAGTGGGTCAGAAATACAGTGGAGTTTCTATAATCTTACCTTCAGTTAGTGCTGGAACTGAAAACTGAAAGTAACTCTTCATCTTGAATTTTTGTTCTAAATTTGATACAGATGTCTTACACAAACAGGATGTTAGCAGATTTTAATTGATTAGAATAGCTGATATGTATGATAATAAAATTAGTGACATGTTTTCTGTTGGTTATTATAggaggtaaaattttaaattgttacttAGAAAGCCAGATGTACTGATTCATGTTAAAAACATTTCCTAAGCATAACTTcttgtaaataataaatgttgtgCTATATGacacttatttttagaaaaggtaGAAATCCTTTAAACAAAATCTAGTTGCTGGTATTCCGGTGGGAGTTCAGTGTAAGGAATTAGAAAGCTGTGATTCTAGCTCTCTGGAACCACTTTGGTGTTTTGATGACTTAGGCACAAAGCTCCATGCTGAGTATCTTACTCACAGACCCACATTTGTTGCACAAATTGAAAAGATCTTTTGTTAAGAGGTACTGCTTCACTTATACGTCTCTTCAAATGAAATACTAGCTAATGCCTGAAATTGTTTTAAGGTAAGATAGGACTTGTGATGACACAGTTGGAGATGAAATTCTTGAAATGCATATGTACTACCACTTGAATTAGTGTAAGCGATTCCTTTCTATTTTGATAGGCAGGACCGCCATGGGAAAGACACTGCCCATCTGAAGGATATTAAGAGTAGTGTAATGGGTAAGAGCAGACTGACCTTAACTCTGTAGACCAATACCACTCTGTAGAGatatttttgttctcttctgCTCTGTGAAGGCTTAGCATTAACCCTGGACCATTTCCCTTAATGAAGAGGAATTATTAAGGCTATTAGGACTAGGAGAGGAAGAACCAAAATTTCAAGGTAAATAGTGAGGGGGGGGAGTTTTgagacttaatttttaatttctttttaaatgaattcatataTAATGAAATTTAGATTATAATTGCAAAGTACATTAATTTTTAGCATAAGAATGAACCAGTATGGCAGCAGTGATGTAATAGCTCTGACAAAATAGTTTTGTAACCTACAAtgtaacatttttcatttcaagatggctttgattttgattttggcTATTCTCCAACAtcactttcattgatttttttttatgaaattctGCATCTTTGGCAAGCTTTACTTTTTTGCTCTGTAATCATTTTACATCATGTTTATATTGTGTGGTCAAATGTTCTAGAGTAATATTAGCATCCTAGATGGGGGTAGATAATAACATTAGAAAAGAATGAGTAGGAGATAATTTTATAAGTAATTAGTTCATTAgtgaataattttatgttttgccGAATTTTGCTTTCGATTGTAACTTTATAACTGATATAACTAGGAATTTCTATAATAAACCATATTATCTTTCTATATAATACTAAAGATTTGTTGTCATCTGAAACCTTGAAagcttttttctaaattaaaacttgaattattttaagattCTTCTTGGAGGCATAGTCAAGTTCCCAGATCTTCATCAGTGGTACTTGGATCATTTGGAACTGACTTaatgagagagaggagagcagaTTCCTCTGTTAGTAACCTTACGGATTATAGTCACCGAAGTGGCGATTTCACAACTTCATCATGTATGTATAAACTATGTTGTTACTCataatttataatattacattttcctcttctgtctacctgtagtttttttcacttttaagaatctgttttaggagttcccttgtggcacagtgcattagggatttggcattgtcactgcagcagctcaagttgctgctgtggtacaagttccatccctggcctaggaacttgcaagTGCCACGGGTATGGCACttgccaaaaaaaagtttttaaggcATAATTTAGAATTCCTTCAGTTTAACatgaatattctttattttcatttagttgaAATAAAGACCCACACTGTTTCTGTCAGTGTATGAAAGCTtaagcttttcaaaaataaataacataaaacaataaTACTAAATAACTGAAGAAAAAGGTGCTAATCAAAATTGACAAATATAGCAGATAAAAGTGGGATTtgatttataaagaagaaaatatatttgttttaaagatttaACCAGGGTACTTTAAATAATCTTATTGGAACAAACTTTTATTTAAGACAAATGAAAGCATCTTTTATTTGCTTGACTTTGGATGGAGGAGCTCTAATAGTTTCAATAGCTTCTAGGCTTGGGAGGTTATAAATGTGCAGAATAAAATAGGTTTAGTCCCTGACAGTTTATCCTTTCGCAATGCTTTATGTATTAGCATAGTAGCAGTCTCGCTCTTAAACTAGGTGTATGGATGAGTATTCTTTATGAGAAAATGCTATGGTATTTCTCATTCCATTTGAAGATTAGAACCACCAGTTGTGTACTCTTAAAATTGAAGATGCCAGGGCTGTATTCTGATTCATAGTtcccagcaaatatttttttaaaaaggagttcccgttgtggcttggtggtaatgaacccaactagtatccattaggatgcgggtttgatccctggccatgctcagttggttaaggatttggcattgccatgagctgtggtgtaggtctcagacacagcttggatatggtgttgccgttgctgtggcataggccagcagctgcagctccgattttacccctagcctgggcgcttgcatatgcagtgggtgcagccctaaaaagaaaaaaaaagaaagcataggtATGTTGATGAGTAATTAGGGATAAGAATCACACCTGTTAATTTGAAAGAGGAGATAAAAGTTTAGAGAAATTTTGGGCTATTTGCAGGGTTTGCCATAAAATTACAAGGGTGATACTATttgtatgaaataaaaatgtcctatggagttcccattgtggctcagagaaaacaaatccaagtaggaaccatgagattgcaggttctatccctcgccttggtcagtgagttaaggatctggtgttgccctgagctgtggtgtaggtcatagacacggctcggatctgatgttgctgtggctgtggtgtaggtcggcagctgtagctccaattcgacccctagcatggaaacctcatacgcctctggtgcagccctaaaaaaagcaaaaaacaaaaggaataactTGTCCTTATTGCAGAGTAAGAAAAATCTCTAAAACACTGTTTccctattattattttccttttgtatgTTGTGAGTCATTTACAGTGAATTTTTTTGCCCATTCAAAATTCCTTATCCATTTAGGTATTATATATTCTACCATATCAAtttctgattaataaattcagctgTTTTACCTTCATCAAGTTGGTAGATTAAAATTTGCCTCTCACAAGAtatgatttgtttctttatttttttattttgtaatgttgACTTTATACAGCGTACTGGATTTTACCAAAGATGTAGAAAGAtagataaatatgtttattttttctgtaataattaaGCTGTATAGTTATAATATAGCAGTATTCAGTTTGAATCTGTTGTTCATTTTGGCAGTAATTActggttaatagacacaaacttaGTACTCAAATTATTCATGTAATTggttatctttcctttctttcaaaaacAGATGTTCAAGACAGAGTTCCTTCTTCATATTCACAGGGAGCAAGACCAAAAGAGAACTCATTGAGCACTTTACAATTGAATCCATCATCTACAAACCACCAAATGCCTTCTGAACATCAGGCCATACCATGTTCTAGGGACTCTCGTAGAAATTCTTTAAGATCAAATTTTTCACCAAGAGAATTAGAATCTCCCCAAAGCAGTACACAGCCTGGGTTTTCTTATATTTCACATAGAGATGAAACCTCAACTATAAGCAGTTCAGATAGGGTTGGCTCATCTCAGAGATCATTTCAAGAATCTTCTGACAATGAAGGTAGACGTACAACAAGGAGATTGTTGTCACGTATAGCTTCTAGTATGTCATCTACTTTTTTTTCACGAAGATCTAGTCAGGATTCCTTGAATACAAGATCATTGAGTTCCGAAAATTCTTACATTTCTCCAAGAATCTTGACAGCTTCACAGTCTCGTGGTAATGCAGCATCACCTTCTGATGTTCCTAATAATAGGGCATCCGAAGCTTCTCAGGGATTTCGATTTCTTCGGCGAAGATGGGGTTTGTCATCTCTTAGCCAAAATCATAGCTCTGAGCCAGATTCCCAAAATTTTAACCAAGAATCCGAAGGTAGAAATACAGGGCCATGGTTATCTTCCTCACTTAGAAATAGATGCACACCTTTGTTCTCTAGAAGGAGGCGAGAGGGAAGAGATGAATCTTCAAGGATATCTACCTCTGATATACCATCTAGATCTCATCATATTTTTAGAAGAGAATCAAATGAAGTGGTTCACCTTGAAGCACAGAATGATCCCCTTGGGGCTACTGCCAACAGACCGCAAGTATCTGCAGCAATGAGCAGTGCTGCTACAGGTGGCTCAACATCAGATTCGGCTCACACTGGACGAAATACAGGAATAACAGGGATCCTTCCTGGTTCTTTATTCCGATTTGCAGTCCCCCCAGCACTTGGAAATAATCTGACCGACAATGTCATGATCACTGTAGATATTATTCCTTCAGGTTGGAGTACATCTGATGGAAAAAGTGACAAAACTAAAAATGTACCTTCAAGAGACCCAGAAAggctgcaaaaaataaaagagaggtaAATTTGAATACCTGTCTTAATTAAGCCTGTAAAGCAAGaataaattagagaaagaacTCTTTGTTTCTAAAATTGTTTCTCTTAACAGTATTAACTGaaatttcccttaaaatttaCATCtagtaatggagttcccattgtggctcagcagtagcaaatctgactagtaaccatgaggatacatgtttgATCTGAGACCTTgtttagtgggttcaggatccagtgttgccatgagctgtggagtaggtcacagacgcggcttggatcccatgttgctgtggtataggccagcagctgcagcttccattcagctgctagcctaggaacttgtatatgccacagatgcagccctcaaaagcaaaaaaaaaaaaaaaaaaaaaaaaaatttacgtgTAGTAAGATGTTAGCATCTCACTCAGAGGTAAAATAGATGAGAATACTGGAGGTAGGCACTGTGCATATAGATTGCATCAGGAAATAATCTAAAGGTTATTTTTAAGCAGCTTTGGATATAGATAcatacaaagacaaaaatcttaGTCTCTTACCCTATTTCTTGATAGACTAATGCTAAATAGATTATTAAGActatgtttcaggagttcccgtcgtggcgcagtggttaacgaatccgactaggaaccatgaggtttcgggttcggtccctgcccttgctcagtgggttaacgatctggcgttgccgtgagctgtggtgtaggttgcagacgcggctcggatcccacgttgctgtggttctggcgtaggccggtggctacagctccgattcgacccctagcctgggaacctccatatgccgtgggtgcggcccaaagaaatagcaagaagacaaaaaaaaaaaagaaaaagaaaaaagactatgtTTCAGCCTTtaagatcatttgtatttctcacTTCAAATCTTTTTTGGAATGAGGTAAAAGAATTtgcacagatttttaaattttgtttttgaagtccaaatatatacttaatattCTTTATGTATTGTGACTTTTGACAGAAATATCACTTTAAATTCAGTATTTAGAATCTTTTTATACATGTGAAATCTTCTGAAGAGTTGAGATTGCTTAAAAATCtctgggaaaagatgaaaaaagatcaTAGATTTTAGGCCCAGCTTAATTATTTTGTCATGTTAGTATATTTACTTAGTTTTCCCAGCTATTGAAACTACTTTATGATAAAATGCAATAGGATAGTACATGAAAAGACTTAAGCTAAGGTTGTtcggtgtttttattttttcttgttcatgAAGTTCTCATGTAATGGAGTTATAGGGAAGCATAGTTGTTACTaccattttagatttttctttgttctttaagaACAAATACATTCAAATCTACTCTGGGGATAAAGGGAGCTTCACATGCTTTTTGTGATACTGGGCCTTGACTAATATATTCCCACTTTTCCTTATATAGGACAAATTGTACAGTGTGAttgttctgattttaaaatttgctttttttttgctttcttagagAAAGATTTACTGTGCCCTGGCAGTGTTAGCTTTAATGTTATTACAGCAGCTTCCTCTGATTACAAGCTGTCTACTGAGTAATATGGTAAccattatatttcttttgctcACAGATTGAGTTCAATAGTGTAAGTAGGGCAGAGCATTAATTTAGTGATTTCCAAAGAGAAAGCAGTTAAGCCTGTACCACCCTGTTAGGTTAGATAGTTTAGAACacaacattttttcttatttagacaGAGTTTGTGTGTATGTTCCTTTATTACATATTTTGCTTACACATGAGGATTATAAGACACTTTACAGTTAAATGAATAAGCGTGTATGAAAAACAATCTCCCAAAGTAAAAactgtcaactaaaaaaaatactatctaaaggtaaaacataaacatttatgCATGAGGTCATATTTCTGGTTAAGCCAAGGCATGGAAGTCACCTAATagtacattttcttctttgcacaCATCTTGTGCTAAACTCATTTGAAACCCATATGATCCAGGTTGTATTTCAGTAGCAGTTGAGCATTCAGTATCATCAATTTATTAAGTACCTTTTTCATGTCAGAGTGGACTAGGGCAATAGggattttaacaaaaaaattacttgttttGTAGGAATCATTCTTCATTTAAATTAACCAATACATGTTGGCCTGTGAAATAGAGGACATAGGTTAATAGAATCTCTTCCACACTTTAAAAGCCTACCCTTGTAGAAATCAGAgcgatttttgctttttaggaccacacctgactgaggcttatggaggttcccaggctaggggtcgaatcagagctacagctgccggtctacacacaaccatagcaacatcagatctgagttgtttgtgcagcctacaccacagctcacagtaacaccggctccttaacccactgagtggtgccagggatcaaacccacaacctcatggttcctagtcggaattcaTTTCcgccgcgccacgacaggaactccaggatgattTAATTACATTGCTTGTGATGgggaaaattaagaatataaaaaatctattcttttggttttttattgtGATTAAATACAAAAAGCTTATTAGTTTAAACATGTGATTCTGATAACATGTAAATGAAAAATCACAAGTCAATATTCGTTTAATTCATGAAAGTTGTCTTAAAAGTTTTGGGGGATGTGGGGAGACAAAAGTGATGGGTGTGTAAGTACATTATACTGCTGGAATTGAAGTAGTCTATGGTACTGAAGAAATTAATATCAGGTATACTTGTAAATTGTGAGAAACAGGGACTTTAAATTGTGATGTCAAAGACAAAATGACTTAGATTgcttgaaaataagtaaaaagatatttgttataattttcattcttattgaaatgatttttcatagtacttgttatttattattattgttgtttacCTTTTTTCTACCCAGAGAGGACGTGATATTGTTTGGTATTATGTATGACTGGAAATGACCAATCAGAATAAATTAAGATAGCTCTGTTTAGGAAATGTGTCTTCTCTTCCAGCCTCCTTTTAGAGGActctgaagaagaagaaggtgacTTATGTAGAATTTGTCAGATGGCAGCTGCATCATCCTCTAACTTGCTGATAGAGCCATGCAAGTGCACAGGAAGTTTGCAGTATGTCCACCAAGAGTGTATGAAAAAGTGGTTACAGGCCAAAATTAACTCTGGTAAGATTTACCCTTTTGAGTATTTTGTTTTCACAATTTTTCCAAGAGATCCACGTATGTACACATTTTAATTGACAAATCTATAATTTATTGATTGTCAAACTCATACTCTTATCAGAAGTgccaatcattttttttaatcaaaagcaTAAAGAGCATCACTCTTACTTCATTAATTTATAGTAGTGTTTCTTATATCCATTTACCTAACATCTATTTACTTCCATATATGCATAGTACAACTAATTTATCATCATTGGTGACCCTTGTATCATGTAAGATCCTTTTGCCTTACTGTTCATAAGTTATGtgtctttggggagttcctgttgtggctcaggggaaacgaatctaactagcatccatgaggatgcaggttcagtccctggcctcgctcagtgggttaaggatccagtgttgccgtgggctgtggtgtaggccaacaactacagctccgatttgacccctagcctggaaaatttcacacgccacaggtgcacccctaaaatgaaaaaaaatgtgtctttgaGAATTATTTATTGTCTGTAATGATGTTATGCAATAATAGGGACTCATTGTTTACTGAGTGCCTATTAGGAAACCACTGTTTGAGATGTGGGATTTAAAGAACAAGACAGACAAGGCACTTACTTTTTGGTGGTGGTATTTTGTGTTAAAGGAATGCCTTGTTTAGATGAGAACATTTATTTAAACTTGAACAAAAGAGGAGCTTGCTATTCCAGAATGAGAGCAAAAGCATTCCAACACATGTAACTAGTACAGAGCCTTTAAGGTGAGAATGACTTGAGTGTGTTTGAGAAATTGAGAACAAAGGCCCAGTGTCGCTAAAGTATTGGTGGAGAAGAAAAGTGATTTTGTTGAGATAAGAGAGATTAATAGGGGCTAGCTCATTTAGGACTTTTAAAGCTGATGTCAGAAGCTTAGTTTTTTTATCTTAGTGTTTTGGGAAGCCACTGAAGGCCAGAGGAGTGAAATGATCTTATATTTCAGTGGCTTTGTGAAGAGTGGGTTTTTAACAGGACAAGAGTAGAAGCGGGGAGGTCAGTCAGGAATCTGTTGTGGTGACCAACCAAGAGTCTGTCTTTTAAGAGATGATGGTGGTAGTGGTAGAAATGGATGGATTCTGGTATGTTGCAGAGATAGATTCTATAAGATATAAGTCTTGCTAATGGATTGAATGTTGtggagtgaaagagaaagaacattaAGGAAGCTCATAGTTTTGCCTTGATGAATAAATGGTGAgaccatttattgaaaaagaaCTGAGTATAGAATAAACTGAGGATAGGAAACCAAGAGTTCTGTTTTGGAATTACTGCGTATGAACTATTTATTAGATAACCATGTGGAAATGTCAGCTGGGCAGTAAGCAAGGCAAGAGTGATGTTTCAAGGGTTTTAATACTGAGAATTACAGTTTTGGGAATCATAAGTACATAAgtaatattttaagctttgagATTAAGTAAGGTCACAAGAGCAAGTGAGCCCAGGACAGAGCCCTGAGGCACCCAGATGTTtagtgggaagagaggaggagattTGAAGAGTAGCCTCAGTGTGaaggaagaaaactgagaaaatgtgTTTTGCAAGCCAAAAGGGAATGTTTTAAGAGGGTGTGATCAACCCCTTCAAGTACTGCAAAAAAGGCAGATCAAGGAGATAAGAACAAAGAAACCCATAGTTGCATTTGATAGCCTGGATGTCCTTGGTGACTTTAGACACTGTGATGGGGGAAGCATTATAAGATGATTCAAGTggtcttgggagaaaaaaatgaggtaagACTGGGAAAAACAGCAACATAGACCACTCTTTACAATAAGCTTTACTGTCAAGGACACTGGAGATATAGGAATACAAGAGTTATATGGGGTCATGGTACATATTGCTTCGTTTTTGTTTCAAGGTAGATTTGAGggcatgtttttatttaaatgagagatagagtggagagaaaaaaatgataaaagggaagggaaagatgGGATCCAGAGCACAAGCTGAGTAGTTAGCCTTTAACAGGAAA
This region includes:
- the MARCH7 gene encoding E3 ubiquitin-protein ligase MARCH7 isoform X6, producing the protein MYKLYIYLSWEKCWTWFKCSIRQDRHGKDTAHLKDIKSSVMDSSWRHSQVPRSSSVVLGSFGTDLMRERRADSSVSNLTDYSHRSGDFTTSSYVQDRVPSSYSQGARPKENSLSTLQLNPSSTNHQMPSEHQAIPCSRDSRRNSLRSNFSPRELESPQSSTQPGFSYISHRDETSTISSSDRVGSSQRSFQESSDNEGRRTTRRLLSRIASSMSSTFFSRRSSQDSLNTRSLSSENSYISPRILTASQSRGNAASPSDVPNNRASEASQGFRFLRRRWGLSSLSQNHSSEPDSQNFNQESEGRNTGPWLSSSLRNRCTPLFSRRRREGRDESSRISTSDIPSRSHHIFRRESNEVVHLEAQNDPLGATANRPQVSAAMSSAATGGSTSDSAHTGRNTGITGILPGSLFRFAVPPALGNNLTDNVMITVDIIPSGWSTSDGKSDKTKNVPSRDPERLQKIKESLLLEDSEEEEGDLCRICQMAAASSSNLLIEPCKCTGSLQYVHQECMKKWLQAKINSGSSLEAVTTCELCKEKLQLNLEDFDIHELHRAHANEQAEYEFISSGLYLVVLLHLCEQSFSDMIGNTNEPSTRVRFINLARTLQAHMEDLETSEDDSEEDGDHNRTFDIA
- the MARCH7 gene encoding E3 ubiquitin-protein ligase MARCH7 isoform X7; its protein translation is MRERRADSSVSNLTDYSHRSGDFTTSSYVQDRVPSSYSQGARPKENSLSTLQLNPSSTNHQMPSEHQAIPCSRDSRRNSLRSNFSPRELESPQSSTQPGFSYISHRDETSTISSSDRVGSSQRSFQESSDNEGRRTTRRLLSRIASSMSSTFFSRRSSQDSLNTRSLSSENSYISPRILTASQSRGNAASPSDVPNNRASEASQGFRFLRRRWGLSSLSQNHSSEPDSQNFNQESEGRNTGPWLSSSLRNRCTPLFSRRRREGRDESSRISTSDIPSRSHHIFRRESNEVVHLEAQNDPLGATANRPQVSAAMSSAATGGSTSDSAHTGRNTGITGILPGSLFRFAVPPALGNNLTDNVMITVDIIPSGWSTSDGKSDKTKNVPSRDPERLQKIKESLLLEDSEEEEGDLCRICQMAAASSSNLLIEPCKCTGSLQYVHQECMKKWLQAKINSGSSLEAVTTCELCKEKLQLNLEDFDIHELHRAHANEQAEYEFISSGLYLVVLLHLCEQSFSDMIGNTNEPSTRVRFINLARTLQAHMEDLESRWNFPSLDLLNLLLQIKPTEQNLSIYIYTLSTKLELHYRINNTY
- the MARCH7 gene encoding E3 ubiquitin-protein ligase MARCH7 isoform X8: MRERRADSSVSNLTDYSHRSGDFTTSSYVQDRVPSSYSQGARPKENSLSTLQLNPSSTNHQMPSEHQAIPCSRDSRRNSLRSNFSPRELESPQSSTQPGFSYISHRDETSTISSSDRVGSSQRSFQESSDNEGRRTTRRLLSRIASSMSSTFFSRRSSQDSLNTRSLSSENSYISPRILTASQSRGNAASPSDVPNNRASEASQGFRFLRRRWGLSSLSQNHSSEPDSQNFNQESEGRNTGPWLSSSLRNRCTPLFSRRRREGRDESSRISTSDIPSRSHHIFRRESNEVVHLEAQNDPLGATANRPQVSAAMSSAATGGSTSDSAHTGRNTGITGILPGSLFRFAVPPALGNNLTDNVMITVDIIPSGWSTSDGKSDKTKNVPSRDPERLQKIKESLLLEDSEEEEGDLCRICQMAAASSSNLLIEPCKCTGSLQYVHQECMKKWLQAKINSGSSLEAVTTCELCKEKLQLNLEDFDIHELHRAHANEQAEYEFISSGLYLVVLLHLCEQSFSDMIGNTNEPSTRVRFINLARTLQAHMEDLETSEDDSEEDGDHNRTFDIA